The DNA sequence CGCGGCCTCGTCCGCCAGGCCAGCGCCGGCCAGCCGGTGACAGCGGGTGGCGTACCGGTGGGCGTAGCCGACGAGGACGCTGCGGCCAGCGCCGGGTTCGCCCCACACCAGCAGCGCTCCCCCGGCGTCCGGCAGGCCGTCGACCAGCCGCCGGACGGCCGCGCACTCGGTGTCCCGACCCGGCAGCCCAGTTATTTGCACCGACAATGCAGCAACCATGCATCGAGTGTCACCTATCGGAAACCGGATGGAAAGAGTTCGGGCCGGTCAGCGGGGAGCGCCGGCCAGCAGAGCGCCCACCGTCCGGGCCATCACCGCCCGCGCCTGGTCCACGCCCAGCCCCAGCCCGTCGCGCAGCATCGACCAGGCCGGCCACATGCTCGCCGCGACCACCGCGTGCAGCACCTGCTCCCGACCGGACCCGGCCTGTGCCAGCTCGGCCGCGAAGAGCTGCTCGACCTCCTCGCGGACCCGCGAGATGTGCACCAGCCGATTGCGGTGCAGCTGGTCGGAGACCGGCTCCCGCATCTGCGCCGCCCGCGCGGAGGGCGCGATGAGCTGAAGCAGCCGCGCCCGCTGCCGGCAGTACGCGTCGACCCGCTTGGCCAACGGCAGCGTCGGCGAGATCGGCCGGTACGCGGCGTCCTGCTGGCGGAGCACCTCCGCCCCGCTGGCCTCGAAGAGCGTCTCCATGTCCTTGAAGTTCGTCCAGAGCGTACGCAGCGAGATGCCGGCCCGCTCCGCGATGCGCTCGCCGGTCGGCCGCAGGTCCCCCTCGGAGATGAGCGCGAGGTGGGCCTCGACGATCGCCGCCCGGGTCCGCGCGGCCCGGGCCGTCCGCCCGTCCACCCGGCCGGGCGCCTGCACCCCACCCATCCGCGCTGCCCTCCTCGACGCTGTCACGCCTCACTGCCCGCCGAGTCTAGACGTGCGCCGTCGGCGCGTCGGAGCGGTGTCGGCGCAGCTCGCGACGGGCCAGCGACTGCCGGTGCACCTCGTCCGGGCCGTCGGCCGGGCGCAGCGCGCGGGCCCGCACCCAGAGCCGGTCCAGCGGGGTTTCCTGGCTGAGGCCGGCCGCCCCGTGCGCCTGGATGGCCCGGTCCAGCACCCACTCGACGGTCCCCGGCACCGCGATCTTGATGGCCTGGATCCCGGTGTGCGCCGCCTGGTTGCCGGCGGTGTCCATCAGCCAGGCCGTCTTGAGCACCAGCAGCCGGGCCTGCTCGAGCCGGACCCGGGCCTCGGCGATCCAGTCCCGGACCACCCCCTGCGCGGCGAGCGGCCCGCCGAACGCGCGCCGGCCGGAGACCCGCCGGCACATCAGCTCGACCGCCCGCTCGGCCATGCCGAGCAGCCGCATGCAGTGGTGCACCCGGCCGGGACCGAGCCCGGGCCTGCGAGATGGCGAAACCGTCGCCCTCCGCCCCGATCAGGTTGCCCACCGGCACCCGCACGTCGACAAAGTCGATCTCGGCGTGGCCGCCGTGGTCGCTGTCGTCGTACCCGAAGGTGTGCAGCCCGCGGCTGGCGCCGGTGACGAGGGCGACCCGGCCGTCGAGCCGGCCTGAATCTGCATTCACGATGCAAACAGTATGAGGCCCTCCAGTGAACGTCAACGACGGATCTCGCCCGACATCTCACATTCCGTTGACACGGGCTCGGTCATAACCGCACCGTCAATGCAAATATAATGTGTGGCACCACCGTGAACCGGTACTGCTCGTCGTCTCTGGAGACCATCCGGATGGCGCTGCACGCCATCCGGGCCGGCGAGGATCACGCCTTCGTCTCCGCCGGGGTGGAGTGCGTCTCCCGGTACGACCGGGGCCGCAGCGACGGGCACCCGGGCAGCGCCAACCCGCGGTTCGCCGACGCGGTGACCCGGCCCGCCGACCGGCCCGCCGGTGGGGGTGCCCCGCTGGCACGACTCCCGCGGCCCGGCCGGCGCGGCTACGGTGCCGGGCGGACGGGTCGTGGGTGACCCCGCCCGCCCGGCGCGGTGGCTCAGGACGCGGTCGGGATCCCGTTGGCCGGCGGGGTCACCGGCTGGGCGGTGTACTCACGCACCGGCCCGTCGTGCTCGTCCGTCTCGTACGTCGGCCCGAAGTAGGCCTGCACGCCCCCGCTGACCCGGGTCAGCCGCTCCCCGCCATAGCCGGAGTGGTCGCTGTCGGAGTAGCGCAGCGGCGCGAGCCCGGGGCCCTGGAAGCCGCCCTTGGCGACCGCCTTGAGCAGGGACTCCCGGGTGAGGTCCTGACCAGCGGCCTGGAGCGCCTGCACGAAGAGGTAGCCGACCGCCATCCCGTAGACGGTGTTGCCGTCGAACGGCGCGTCCCCGTTGTGCTCCTTGTTCACCTTGGTGAAGAGCTGGATCCACGGGTCGGCCGCGTCGTTCTGCATCGGCAGGTAGTTGGTGCCGACCATGCCCTCCAGCAGGCCGGCCGCCGCGCCGAGCTGTTTGGCCAGCGTGGGGTGGTCGGCCCCCACGTTGGAGACCAGCCACTGCGGCTTGAAGCCGAGCCGGGCGGCGGTGCCGATCGACAGCGCGGTGAAGCCGGGCACGGTGGCCAGGACGACCACCTGGCAGTTGGCGGCCTTGAACGCGCCGATCTGCGGCGCCACGTTCGTGTTGCTGGTGACGTACGTCTGCTTGACCGCCACCGCGCCCGCGCCGAGCACCTGTTCCACCCCGGCCAGGCTGTCCCGGCCGAAGTCGTCGTCCTGGCCGAGGAAGCAGACCTTCCGGCCGGGCAGCGCGGTCTTCACGTGGTTGGCCAGGATCTTGCCCTCCACGGTGTAGTCGGGGTTGAAGCCGAACGAGCCCGGATACTTGTCCGGTTGGTCCCAGCTGCGGCTGCCGGAGGCGATGAAGAGGTCCGGGACGCGGTTGCTCTTGAGAAAGTCGAGCACGCCGGTGTGGGTCGGCGTGCCGAGCCCATTGAGCACGGCGAAGACCTTGTCCTGCAACACCAGTTGGCGGACCACCTGCTGGGTGTTCGCCGGGTTGTAGCCGTCGTCCATGATCTTGTAGGTGATCTTCCGGCCGTGCACCCCGCCGTTGGCGTTGACGTAGTCGAAGTACGCCTTGGTGGCCGGGGCGATCTTCGAGTAACCGGCCGAGGCCGGCCCGGTCAGCGGCATGTGGGTGCCGACCACGATCTCGGTGTCGGTGACGCCGGGCACCGTCCCGCGCCCGGCGCCGCCCGGGCCCTCGTCGCCACCGCAACCCGCGGCGGCGACGAGCAGGGCGATGGTGCTGACGACCGCGAGACCACGTCGTGTCGTACGGTGCATGTGGAACACCGACCTTTCTTCGGTCCGGTTCTCCTGAATCGGGTGGTGGGTTGGGTGCCGGCGGGCGCGCCGCCGGGGCTTGCTAGGACCGCCGCCCCGGCCACCGGGCCAGCAGCTCCCGGCCGAGCCGGGACAGCAGTCCCTGCACGCCGCCGGGCGCGGCGATCATGACGACGACCAGGGTGATCCCGAAGATCGCCAACGGCAGGTTGCCCTCCAGCCGCTGCGCCACCGCGGGTGAGACGGTGAACAGGTCGGTCACGGAGTGCGTC is a window from the Micromonospora sp. DSM 45708 genome containing:
- a CDS encoding TetR/AcrR family transcriptional regulator: MGGVQAPGRVDGRTARAARTRAAIVEAHLALISEGDLRPTGERIAERAGISLRTLWTNFKDMETLFEASGAEVLRQQDAAYRPISPTLPLAKRVDAYCRQRARLLQLIAPSARAAQMREPVSDQLHRNRLVHISRVREEVEQLFAAELAQAGSGREQVLHAVVAASMWPAWSMLRDGLGLGVDQARAVMARTVGALLAGAPR
- a CDS encoding ABC transporter substrate-binding protein; the encoded protein is MHRTTRRGLAVVSTIALLVAAAGCGGDEGPGGAGRGTVPGVTDTEIVVGTHMPLTGPASAGYSKIAPATKAYFDYVNANGGVHGRKITYKIMDDGYNPANTQQVVRQLVLQDKVFAVLNGLGTPTHTGVLDFLKSNRVPDLFIASGSRSWDQPDKYPGSFGFNPDYTVEGKILANHVKTALPGRKVCFLGQDDDFGRDSLAGVEQVLGAGAVAVKQTYVTSNTNVAPQIGAFKAANCQVVVLATVPGFTALSIGTAARLGFKPQWLVSNVGADHPTLAKQLGAAAGLLEGMVGTNYLPMQNDAADPWIQLFTKVNKEHNGDAPFDGNTVYGMAVGYLFVQALQAAGQDLTRESLLKAVAKGGFQGPGLAPLRYSDSDHSGYGGERLTRVSGGVQAYFGPTYETDEHDGPVREYTAQPVTPPANGIPTAS